A stretch of DNA from Piliocolobus tephrosceles isolate RC106 chromosome 21, ASM277652v3, whole genome shotgun sequence:
AAATCAGAATCTAGATACTTggataccctttttttttttttttttttgcagaggtggggtctcactatgttgcccaggctgatcgcAAACTCCTGGCGTtcaaccatcctcctgcctcagcctctcaaagttctgggattacagtcgagccacagagcccagccctgATACCTTTAcatcaaaattactttttttttttgagatggagtctcactctgttgcccaggctggaggcagtggcacgatctcggctcactgcaagctccgcctcccgggttcacaccattctcctgcctcagcctcccaaatagctgggactacaggcacccaccaccacgcccggctaatgttttttgtatttttagtagagacagggtttcaccgtgttctgcagggtggtctcgatctcctgacctcgtgatccacccgcctcggcctcccaaacttctgggattacagggttgagccactgcccctggcctacATCAGCATTTCCCAACATGCCATGTCAGGACCACTTACTTGCACCAGAACTACCTGGGATACTTATTTAGGAACAGACTCCTGGCCCCCAACCAAACCTCCTGAGTCAGTCTTTCAGGGGTGGGGACTGGGAGATTTTGTTTTGCACCGACTCCCTAGGTGATTTTGCTGCCTAGCCAAATGAGACCCATTGTTTTGAGCTCACATATAACACGGCAAACAACTGTGTCTGCGTCCTCTCCTTGGGAGAGAACCCCAGATGTAAGTTGCTTTGTCTGTTGCATGGGGAGGGGGAGTGTTGGAAATCCCACTGGGATGTGTCCTTTCCCCCATATGTGGCACTAATTGAGCTGGTATATACAGGGAGAGGCAGCAGTTCTGGTCTAGGGATGGGAGCAAGGCCAACCAGGCTGCCAGAGACACAGGTGTGGTTTTGGAGAATCCCATGACTGAGTTAATCCCTCCATACCAGGTTCCACCCCAACTCCACAACATCCTGTCTTTCTCCCCAGACAAACCAGCCCCAGATCCTCCTGGGTCCCAGAAAGCTGACACAGCTGTCCCCACCNNNNNNNNNNNNNNNNNNNNNNNNNNNNNNNNNNNNNNNNNNNNNNNNNNNNNNNNNNNNNNNNNNNNNNNNNNNNNNNNNNNNNNNNNNNNNNNNNNNNGAAGCATTTTTAAGGCTCTAcctaaaacggccccaccccggCTTCATTCCTCCTCCATCTTGTCCCGCACCTCTGCCGGCAGACCCTGGTAAAGGGTGTCTTCCACCAGGAGCCCCGCCTTCTTTAGCCCCCCACAGTTGCCAAGTTCTTCAGGCAGCGCCTCTAAGCGGTTTCCTTTGAGCTCCAGGCGGCTGAGGGCCCTGAGGGCACCCACGTGGGGCGAGAGCTGGCTCAGCTGGTTGTCACTCAGAAGCAACGTCCGAAGCTTGCGGCAGAAGAAGAGCTCGTCCGGCAGGGCCTCCAGGGCATTGTAGGAGAGGGCCAGGTGCTGTAGGTTCTGCAGGAGGCCCACCTCGGGTGGCAGGGAGTGTAGCCCGTTGTGGGACACATCCAGCAGACGGAGGCCCGAGCACAGGCCGAGCTGGGAGGGCAGGGTCTCCAGCTTGTTGTAGCTCAGGTAGAGCTGCTCCAGGCTCCTGAGCTTCCGCACGTGCTCAGGGACATAGGCGATCTGGTTGTGCCACAGCCTGAGCGTGACCAGCTTCCGGCAGTGCTGGAAGCTGAGGATTTCCTCGATGGAGCGCAGGTGGTTGTCCTTCAGGTCAAGTTCCTGCAGTGAGCCCAGGCTGAACACCGCGTGGGGGATACGCTCCAGCCCGCAGGCCACCAGCTCCAGCTCCCGCAATGCCGCCAGTTTCTTAAGGCTGTTCAGGGCAACCAGTCGGGCCCCATCGTTGTGCAGGCTGAGCCTCTGCAGGTGGCCAGCGACGTCAGTCACACTGGCTGGCACCTTCCCGGCATTGCTCCGGAGGGACAATACCTTGAGCTGCTTCAGCTCCCGGAGGCTCTCCAGGGTGGCCGCCCGAGCCAGCTCCTGGGGGAAAAGCCCCTCCAGGTGCAGCTCCTCCAAGCCCCGCAGCCCAAACACCCAAAGTGGCACCTCGCGGAGCTCCTCGCATTTGACGCGCATCACCTTCAGGTGGTCCCGCAGGAAGACCTGCAAGGAGAAGGGTAGCCTGGTGGGCGAGTGGAGCAAGCTGAGCTCCTGTAAGTGCACCAGCTGTGACAGCCCCGGGGGGAAGGTGATATCGCAGATGGCCTCCAGCCGGAGTGACTCCACCTCACTGAGCTCAAAGATGGTGTCGGGCAGTCCCGGAAGCATGCAGAGGGCCAGCTCCAGCCGGCCTGCGGCGTTGCGCTGCAGCTTCTGTCGAAGCTTCTCGGGCGTCCACTCGTGGTTGAGATTGAGCTGCTTTAGACGGCTTTCACTGACCTCGGACAGGAAGACGGCGAAGCGCTTGGAGTAGAGGGAGTCATACTGATCAATGAGGTGCAGCATGAAGGCGAAGTCGTTCTTGACATCAGGAATGTCCCCCATGCCAGTCTCCTCCCGCACGGAACGGAAGGAGTACTCCTTGAGGGGCCGGTGGAAGAGCCAGTAGAGCGTGTAGATGCAGGTGAGTCCGTAGATGCACACGAAGGAGATGTAACAGAAGGCCAGCTTGGAGAAGAGGTGGGCCTTGGTGTGGTTGCAGCAGAAGCTGGCGTAGCCCGTGACCTCTGACGTCTCCACCCTACAGGCCACCAGGAAACTGATCTTCTCCACATAGACCAGGTTGTAGACCAGGATGGCCAGGAACTTACACACTTTCAGCACCGTCTGTCGGATGTACATGGTGTACAGGATGTCACCCTCTTCCACGTGCACACGGAACTTCTTCACCTTCTCAAACAGGGCTTTGGCTTGCTCACCCTCCTTCTTGTCCAGCAGGGTGACAACTGGAGGCTCGGTCACCACCTTCTCCGGTTCCGCCAGCGCTTTCTCCTTCTCACCCTCCCCTGCCTTCCCCGGCGCGGCCCCTGCCGTGGCCACTGTGGTGGCCGAGGCCCGTCCGGCGGCTGCTGGGCCCTTCTGGTTCTCCCCAGAGACCTCGGACAGGGCCCTTGTGGTCCATGGAGAGTCAAAACACTTGCCCAGGATGGAGATGAAGTGTTCGATCTTGGAGCTGGTGCCAGGGAACTTGAACCAGAAACTGGTGCAGACCATGAAGATGAGTGTGTGAATGACCACGAGGTAGGGGAAGTATTTGGCATACCAGTGCAGGGCCGTCTCGTAGCACAGCTGGTTAATGAAGCTGTATTGCTGCAGGTCCAAATTGTTCTTAAGGCCTTTAACCTCCTGCAGGGCCCCCATCTGCTCAGGGATCCTCCGAGGCAGCAATTGCTGGCAGGGGGCCTCTGATAAGTTCTCCTGGGGCTCATGATTGGGTAGACAGATGATCTTGTCCTGTGTCACCTGAGGAGCAAAAGAGACTGagggctgtaatcctagcactttgggaggctgaggcgggtggatcactcgaggtcaggagttcgagaccagcctggccaacatggtgaaacccagtttctactaaaaatacaaaattagccgggcatggtggtgggcacctgtaatcccagctactcgggaggctgaagcaggagaaatcacttgaacctggaagacggaggttacagtgagtcgagatcgcaccattgtactccagcctggatgacagagtaggactccatctcaaaaattaattaattaaaaaaaaaaaaggagagaaaatgagggagATGGGGGAAAAACAGGCTGAAGGTGGGAGACCCCCGCGTCCCCCATCTCTGACTGTTGCCAGCCAGCTGTGACTTTGGAAGAGTTTTGCTAAACCTTTAAacactggtcttttttttttttttcttttttgagactgagtgtcactctgtcactgaggctgcgtgcagtggtacaatcttggctcattgcaacctccctctcccagttcaagcaattctcctgcctcagcctcctgagtagctggggctacaagcacgcagtaccacgcccagctaatttttgtatttttagtagagatggggtttcactatgtcggccaggctggtctcgaactcttggcctcaagtggtcccctgcctcagcctcccaaagtgttgggattacaggcatgagccaccgcaactggcaaAGCACTGGTCTTTGAGAAAAGGAACTGGGTTGAATCGTGTCCCCCCAAAAGATGTTGAAGTCCCAACTCTGAATCCTTATGAATGTGGTATTATTTGAGCTGCATCAGGCGGCTTCTGTTTGgtaatagggtctttgcagaggtAGTCAAGTTAAGACAAAGCCAGCAGGGTGGGCCCAGTATGACTGCGCCTTAGAGAAAGGGGAAACatagacacagagacacatagaGAGAAGATGACGCGAGGAGACAgggagaggctgggtgtggtggttcaggcttgtaatcccagtgatttgggaggcaGTGGGATGGGGGCCAAGTCGGGGTGGtagaggaggattgcttgaggccaggagtacaaggttacagtgagctatgattgcgccactgcactccagcctaggtgacagagcttactaaaaaaaaagaaagtctcggctgggcatggtggctcatgcttgtaatcccagcactttgggagacggaggcaggcagatcacaaggtcaggagttcaagaccagcctggccaacatactgaaatcacgtcactactaaaaatacaaaaaaaaaaaaaaaaaaaaaaaaattagccgagcatggtggcacatgcctgtaatcccggctacttgggaggctaagccaggagaatcatttgaacccaggaggcagaggttgcagtgagccaagattgcaccactgcacgccagcctgggcgacagagggagactccagtctaaaaaataaataaataaataaaagtactgGGAGAATgtcatctataagccaaggaaccCTTGGAGCTACAACAATCTAGCAGGGAGGCTTGGCAGATTCTCCCTCACTGTCAACTGacgccttgatctcagacttctggcctccagaacccgACCGGAAGAGGAAACATTTCTGGTATTTAAGCCCCTCAATCCCTGCTACTTTGTTACAGCAAAAGTAACAAACTCATATAGCAATTGCAGCCCTTTCCAGAGTCCAGAGAGAAAATAGAGCAGTATGAAAatatggggctgggcacggtggctcacacctgtaatctcagcactttgggaggccgaggtgggaggatggcttgaggccaggagttcgagaccagcctgggcaacatagcaagacccccgtgtcaacatgaaattaaaaaattagctgggcgtggtggcgtgtgcctgtaatcccagctactctggaggctgaggcgggagaattgctcgagcccaggagttcaaggctgcattgagctgtgatcatgccactgtactccagcctggatgacagaatgagaccctctttattttaattttgaatttttttttttttttttttaagatggagtctcactgtgtcacccaggctggagtgcagtggtgtgatctcggctcactgcaacctccacctcccaggttcaagcaattttcctgcctcagccttccaagtagctgggattacaggtgtccaccaccatgcccagctaatatttatatctttagtaaggacaggttttcaccgtgttggccaggctggtctcgaacttctggccttaagtgatactcccaccttgccctcccaaaatgctgggattactggtgtgagccaccatgcccggcccctatCTCtttttagccaaaaaaaaaaagaaaaagaaaaagaaaaagaagggttgggtgtggtgcctcatgcctgtaatcccagcactttgggaggccgaggcggggagatcatgaggtcaggagttcaagaccaatctggccaacatagtgaaaccccgtctctactaaaaattagctgggtgtggtggcgtgtgtctatagtcccacctactcaggaggctgaggcaggagaattgcttgaacctgggaggcagaggttgcagtgagctgagactgtgccattgcactccagcttgggcaacagagggaaactccatctcaaacaaaaaaaaaaaaaaaaaagcctgggcacagtggctcacacctgtaatcccaacactttgggaggcccaggcagggagatcacttgaggtcaggagtttgagaccagcctggataacatggtgaaaccccgtctctactaaaaaaaactacagaaattagccaggcatggtggcgggcgggtgcctgtaatcccagctgctcaggaggctgaggcaggagaactgcttgtacccaggaggcagaagttgcagggagctgagatcacgccactgtactctagcctgggtggcatagcgagacaccatctcaaaaacaaaaaagatatggAATGGCATAGCATTGTGGGACTCTGGTGCTCCTGGCTATGGAGGTAAGGAAGATAAGGGGTCTGGATGGGCCTTTGAGGGGCTCTGTCTTCAGTTTCCTCTCACTTTCTTGGGTGATGGGAAGGCTTCCTGACTTCCCCAGACACCTGCCCCACCCCTCTGGCCACGCCCCCTTCACAGGAGCACCTCACCTGGAGGGTGCAGCCAAAGACCCCGATCATGAGCATGGCCACGGTGAGGTACTCGGCCAGCACGTCCCACCAGGGTTTGAGCACCTTGAATGCAGGCTGCTGTTCCgtgaactgcttgaactcggccACGGGGATCATGCTGCCTGTGGGAGGGGACGAGACAGGGGGTGTAGAGAGAGACCCTCAGGATGGGAGGCTCTGCAGGGCGTACCCCGAGGAGCCACACACGGGCAGGTCCGTGCTCCTCATCTGCCCGTGACCCTCTCTGCTCAAACTTGTCCAAACATCCGAGGTGTGTGCCCCCCACTTCCCTCTTAGCCTGGCCTCAGTCACCCTCCATGCAGACATCACCACCTGCCCAGAACCAAGCAGCCACCGTTCCCCTCTGGGCATCCCTGCACCTATCTGACTTGTCTGACCTCAAAGAGCACAGCAGGGCTAGTCCACAGGGCCGCCGCCCTCCAGCCTCCTCGTGTGGCTGCCTCACCGAAACCAGGTATTCCTCTCCCACCCCGACACCAAGGCCTGAAAACATCTGCCTGGATGCTGCCTGACCGCAGACACTCAGTGTCTGGGCCAGCCTCGGCTCTCACCCCCACCAGACCTGAAAGTGTCACAAGGCTCAGGACTTCCGGGGTGTGGGCCCCTCTACCCCCTCCAGGGGCACTCTGGGCACCACCTCCAACCTCCAACTGGAAAAGCCGGCTGGAGCCTGGCTCTGGTTACCAGGGCCCCGGGGGCAGGGAGTGGCCAAGCTGAAGGCTAGTCAGCCCTGGGGGTAGAGGTGACCACGACACTCGAGTTTCTAAAGGGGCTACAGCCCAGAATCACAGGCAGAAACCAGAGACCTGGCTCTGAGAGGGGGCAGTGGGGTGTCTGGATGTCCGAGGAGGAGGGAGGACTTGCAAATGGAAAGTTGTCAGGTGACACCTACAACCAGGTCAGGGCAGTGCTGCCAGGTTCCTGGCCGGCCCACTCTGTCTGTTCCTAGGGTCTCATTATTGCAGATACAGACAGGCCAGCCACAAGTCACACTGGGGCGTGGGGCATGAGCTGAGATGTCACTCTCCCAGGCAGGCACCCACTtccccggaggctgaggtggaacaaGGAAGGTGGAGACCCTTGACCAGCCCACTTCTGCCAACATCCAAGTTCTCCCAGTCCTGGGAGCCTCCTGTCCTTGTCCAGATAGATAATCTGTAACtggggctgggcgctgtggctcacgcctgtaatcccagcagcatgggaagctgaggcgggcggatcacttgaggttaggagttcgagaccagcgtggccaacacggtgaaaccccaggtctactaaaaatacataaaaaattaactgggcatggtgaagcacacctgtaatcctagctactctggaggctgaggtgggagggtctggatctggggaggcggaggttgcagtgaaccgagatagcgccactgcactccagcctgggcgacagagtgagactccatctcaacaaacaaaaaaacaaagagaatctGTAACTGGGCACAGGGGTTTGGCCAGGAAGGAGGGCATCTGCCCATCAGGGAGGTCTCTCTGGCTCCCCATCCGTCTCCCCAGAAAGAATCTAGGGCAACCCTGGTCCCCTGACCCACAGCTCAGCCAATGGTTCTGACACGCCTGAGCCTCCCTTTTCAGTTTCTGTGTCCCCCCAATATTTTGGGGTGACTCGTGGGTAAAAACAAGGCAGACTGCAGGCTCCACCCACCAAGCTAAAGGCCAGGCAGTCCCCAAAGACCACATCCTTTTACCCCCTCAGAGGCCCCCACTTCAGTCTGGGGAATCAGGCAGGCACGGGGGTGGGTACCACCTGCCCACATGGGGACTCACCATGCAAGCGTAAAATATCACGAgtcgggccaggtgcagtggctcacgtctgtaatcctcgcactttgggaggccgaggcaggcggatcacgaagtcaggagttcgaaaccagcctggccagcacggggagaacccgtttctactaaaaatacaaaaattagccgggtgtggtggcatgaacctgtagtcccagctaggcaggagaatccttgaacccgggaggcggaggctgtggtgagctgagatcgtgccaccacactctagcctgggagatggagcgagactccgtctcaaaacaaaacaaaacaaaaaaacaaaaagtcatggGTTCCCTGACTCAGGTGGTGACTCACCCAGACTCAAATACATGCAAGGGGGTGCCCAGAGCACAGGGTCCCAAACACCATCGCccggctgaggtgggcggatcacttgaggttaggagttcgagactagccttggccaacatggtgaaaccctgtctctattaaaaatacaaaaattagccggtcatggtggagggtgcctgtagttccagttactcgggaggctgaggcacgagaaccccttgaacccgggaggcggaggttgcagtgagccgagattgcaccactgcactccagccacaaATATCTCAGTCTGCCTGGGTCACCAGTATCTAGAAACATACCAGGACAGCTCAACTATCCCCAGGGGATGAATATGTACATTGCACCCACCAAAATGGACGCTTGGGGTCATTCTGGCATATTTGTGCATGAGGGTATAAAGTCCAAATACACACACTGAGCTTCGGAGAGACCCAGCACCGGGGACCCTTACGTCCTGTTTCAGTTCTGGCCATCCATTAAGTCCTCGAAGGATCCTGCAGGGACAGTACTCAGTTGCTTTACCTAAGAACGCTGaccccaggctgggcacggtggctcacgcctgtaattccagcactttgggaggctgaggcaggaggattgcttgagcccaggagtttaagccatggggcaatatagtgagaccccatttctacaaaaaaatctaaaaatttgccaggtgtggtgcaaaaatctaaaaatttgccaggtgcatgcctgtagtcccagctacttggaaggctgaggtgggagaattgcttgaacccaggagttagaggctgcagtgaaccatgaaccagcctgggcaagaccctatctcaaaaacagaaaacaaaacactactgactcgggccgggcatggtggctcttgcctgtaatcccagcactttgggaagccaaggtaggtggataatttgaggtcagaagttcgagaccagcctggccaacatggtgaaaccctgtctctactaaaaatactgaaaaattagccaggcatggtggtggatgcctgtaatcccagatacgtTACAggtgagagggtgaggcaggagactcgcttaaactcaggagacagaagctgcagtgagccaagatctcgccactgtactccagcctgggcgacaaattgagactccgtctcaaaaaaacaaaacaaaacaaaacaaaacaaaacaaaaactactgaCTCTGGGGACTGCAGAAGAAATcacacaaaatacacacaaacacgaGCCGGGACCAACTTCCTGTCCTTGCCACCCTGGTGTGAGCTCCACCAATAGCCATCCCAGGTGCACAATCACAGACAAGAAGGCAGAAACTCTCAGGGGACCGGGGGCAGCCACAGGGGCTATCATTATCTGTCTCCATGACTCAAACTTGA
This window harbors:
- the LRRC8E gene encoding volume-regulated anion channel subunit LRRC8E isoform X2, whose amino-acid sequence is MGALQEVKGLKNNLDLQQYSFINQLCYETALHWYAKYFPYLVVIHTLIFMVCTSFWFKFPGTSSKIEHFISILGKCFDSPWTTRALSEVSGENQKGPAAAGRASATTVATAGAAPGKAGEGEKEKALAEPEKVVTEPPVVTLLDKKEGEQAKALFEKVKKFRVHVEEGDILYTMYIRQTVLKVCKFLAILVYNLVYVEKISFLVACRVETSEVTGYASFCCNHTKAHLFSKLAFCYISFVCIYGLTCIYTLYWLFHRPLKEYSFRSVREETGMGDIPDVKNDFAFMLHLIDQYDSLYSKRFAVFLSEVSESRLKQLNLNHEWTPEKLRQKLQRNAAGRLELALCMLPGLPDTIFELSEVESLRLEAICDITFPPGLSQLVHLQELSLLHSPTRLPFSLQVFLRDHLKVMRVKCEELREVPLWVFGLRGLEELHLEGLFPQELARAATLESLRELKQLKVLSLRSNAGKVPASVTDVAGHLQRLSLHNDGARLVALNSLKKLAALRELELVACGLERIPHAVFSLGSLQELDLKDNHLRSIEEILSFQHCRKLVTLRLWHNQIAYVPEHVRKLRSLEQLYLSYNKLETLPSQLGLCSGLRLLDVSHNGLHSLPPEVGLLQNLQHLALSYNALEALPDELFFCRKLRTLLLSDNQLSQLSPHVGALRALSRLELKGNRLEALPEELGNCGGLKKAGLLVEDTLYQGLPAEVRDKMEEE
- the LRRC8E gene encoding volume-regulated anion channel subunit LRRC8E isoform X1; protein product: MIPVAEFKQFTEQQPAFKVLKPWWDVLAEYLTVAMLMIGVFGCTLQVTQDKIICLPNHEPQENLSEAPCQQLLPRRIPEQMGALQEVKGLKNNLDLQQYSFINQLCYETALHWYAKYFPYLVVIHTLIFMVCTSFWFKFPGTSSKIEHFISILGKCFDSPWTTRALSEVSGENQKGPAAAGRASATTVATAGAAPGKAGEGEKEKALAEPEKVVTEPPVVTLLDKKEGEQAKALFEKVKKFRVHVEEGDILYTMYIRQTVLKVCKFLAILVYNLVYVEKISFLVACRVETSEVTGYASFCCNHTKAHLFSKLAFCYISFVCIYGLTCIYTLYWLFHRPLKEYSFRSVREETGMGDIPDVKNDFAFMLHLIDQYDSLYSKRFAVFLSEVSESRLKQLNLNHEWTPEKLRQKLQRNAAGRLELALCMLPGLPDTIFELSEVESLRLEAICDITFPPGLSQLVHLQELSLLHSPTRLPFSLQVFLRDHLKVMRVKCEELREVPLWVFGLRGLEELHLEGLFPQELARAATLESLRELKQLKVLSLRSNAGKVPASVTDVAGHLQRLSLHNDGARLVALNSLKKLAALRELELVACGLERIPHAVFSLGSLQELDLKDNHLRSIEEILSFQHCRKLVTLRLWHNQIAYVPEHVRKLRSLEQLYLSYNKLETLPSQLGLCSGLRLLDVSHNGLHSLPPEVGLLQNLQHLALSYNALEALPDELFFCRKLRTLLLSDNQLSQLSPHVGALRALSRLELKGNRLEALPEELGNCGGLKKAGLLVEDTLYQGLPAEVRDKMEEE